Proteins from one Candidatus Hydrogenedentota bacterium genomic window:
- a CDS encoding glycerate kinase has translation MKLVIAPDSFKEAASAARVAAAVADGWRSVWPETELCLVPMADGGEGTLDALVGGGRGRVERVETTGPLGEPVTASLGFLDEGRAAVVESAQAVGLSLIPPERRNPARTTTFGIGRMIAAALDRGARRILVAVGGTSTNDGGAGMAQALGVSLKDAEGRELPPGGEALLRLDHVDLSGLDPRIAETEILVACDVNNPLCGPAGASLLYSPQKGADPVLAERLDDALAHFAGVVLRGLDKDVRILPGGGAAGGLGAGLAAFLGARLVPGVEVVAREAGLEEALRGADLVITGEGRLDAQSLWGKVPVGVARLGRAAGVPVIALAGSLSGDLSALCAEGLTAAFALADGPMSLEESMVATEELLRRRSAMLARVWRAAQEVRP, from the coding sequence CCCATGGCCGACGGCGGTGAGGGAACGCTCGACGCCCTGGTCGGCGGCGGGCGCGGGCGCGTGGAGCGGGTGGAGACGACGGGCCCCCTGGGCGAGCCTGTCACCGCGTCCCTCGGGTTTCTGGACGAAGGCCGGGCCGCCGTGGTGGAGTCGGCCCAGGCGGTCGGCCTCTCGCTGATTCCGCCGGAACGGCGTAATCCCGCCCGGACCACCACCTTCGGCATTGGCAGGATGATCGCCGCCGCGCTGGACCGGGGAGCGCGGCGCATCCTCGTGGCCGTGGGGGGCACGTCCACCAACGACGGCGGCGCGGGCATGGCCCAGGCGCTGGGCGTGTCGTTGAAAGACGCCGAAGGCCGGGAGCTTCCCCCGGGCGGGGAGGCCCTGCTGAGGTTGGACCACGTGGACCTGTCCGGGCTGGATCCGCGCATCGCCGAGACGGAAATCCTGGTCGCCTGCGATGTGAACAACCCCCTGTGCGGACCCGCAGGGGCTTCTCTCCTGTACTCGCCGCAGAAGGGTGCGGACCCGGTCCTGGCCGAACGGCTTGACGATGCCCTGGCCCATTTCGCCGGGGTGGTCCTGCGGGGCCTGGATAAGGATGTTCGCATTCTGCCGGGGGGCGGCGCGGCGGGCGGACTGGGCGCGGGCCTGGCGGCGTTTCTCGGCGCGCGTCTCGTGCCCGGCGTGGAGGTGGTGGCCCGCGAGGCGGGGCTGGAGGAGGCGCTGCGCGGGGCGGACCTCGTGATCACGGGGGAGGGCCGGCTGGACGCCCAGTCGCTCTGGGGGAAGGTGCCCGTGGGGGTGGCCCGGCTGGGCCGCGCCGCCGGGGTGCCGGTCATCGCCCTGGCGGGAAGCCTGTCCGGGGATCTGTCGGCCCTTTGCGCGGAGGGGCTGACCGCCGCCTTCGCCCTGGCCGACGGCCCCATGTCCCTGGAGGAATCCATGGTCGCCACGGAGGAACTGTTGCGGCGCCGAAGTGCCATGCTTGCCCGTGTCTGGCGCGCCGCCCAGGAGGTGCGGCCATGA